The window GCGACGACGGGCGAAGCCCAGCAACGCGATGCCGGCGATGCCCGCCAGCACGATGCTCGTCGGTTCCGGCACGCCGAAGAATTGCACATCGGCATACTGCACGCTGTTCGCGACGCCACGCTGCGAAGTGACCAACACGCGGTAGCTGTCGTACATCGTGACGTTGCCCGTTACCGGCACCAACGCGCCCGGCAGAAAACGGCCCGGGTCAGTGTCGAGACCAGTCGTGCCGGAGTAGATCAACGTCCAGCTGGCGCCTTGATCCAAAGCCCCGCCGTTTGAGCCTTCAATGGTGATCGAGAGCGGATCACGGAGCGGAGCGTCGTTCGCGGCCGTGAACTGGAACGACTGAACGATCGAATCGGTGACAGTCGGCGTGATGTAGAATCCGGTCCCCAATCCCTTCGACGCCGTCGAAACGCCACCGCCGCCACCGCCGCCGAAGTTCAAATACTTCGTCGTGCTCAAACCGTCGATGGCGAGCGGAGCGGCTTCGCCTGCCGGATACTGGCCAGCGGCCGTCGTGCCGGCGGTCGAAGCGGTGCTGTTACCGCTCGCGGTCGTGTTCCAGATCGCCACGATCGGATCGCCAGGGGTGAAGATCGTCGCCGCTTGCACGGACGCGCCGAACAAGCCGACCAAAGTGAGCGCCAATGCCGACGCAAGATTGCGGAACTTCATAGCGGCTTTCCCGATGATGAGATGAGTGGAATGCTATTCAACCGGTAAATTCAAATGGATGCACTCCTTGCATGTGCCCTAGGGTAAATCGGACCCTACCCCGATACAAGTGGAAAAATCAAATTCTTCCGAAATAGTGTCCGGGTCGCCACACAGAGGGGGGTGCGGTAGCGGAATCCCTTGGTCGCCAACCCTCCGTCCCCCATTCGACCCGGAAACGCCACGACCCAGCCGCCTGGGCTGGGTCGTGCGCTTCGTTCGTAGGCCGTTTTTCAAGGACTATTTGCGTCGCTTGTACAGCAACGCCGCCAGGCCGCCGAGACCGGCCAAGATCAACGTCGAGGGTTCCGGAACCGGACGGACGACGCCCAGGCCGCCGTTCGCCGTGTCACCAACGAGCACGAAACTCGCGGAATTGACACTGCGGGCCGAAAGCTCACCCTCAGCGCCGCCGCCGCGCTCGAAGAAGGAGTACTCGATCATATAGTACCCATCCGAAGCGAAGTTGACCGTGAGGGAATCGGTGTCCGTGGCGCCCTGCAGGACGTCCCGGTTAATCACCAGTTCGCCAGCGTCATCGAAGTCGCCGTCGTCGTTGAGATCGATTTTCAGCCGTCCGCCGTCATCGGTATTCGAACGGAAGATGTAATCGCCCGTCATTCCAGGTTGAATGTCCAAGAAGCCGGTGCCGATTGCAACGAAGTCATCCGCGCCCGGCGCCACGCCGACCACGTTGACGCCGCCCGGGAAGACTCCGTCACTGTCGGAATTCGAGATATTGAACGTCGGGAAGTAACCTTGCCCTTTGAACGTACCCGGCGTATTCACGACGGTGGTCGCATCGGCAAAGTTGTTGATGGTGATTCCTGGCACGATCAGTGACTTGTAGACGGTGCCGGTAAAGGCGCCACCGTCCAAGGTCAAGCCTTGAGCGCCGTCGCCGATCAGGGCGTCCGCGCCGCCATCGCGATCGTAGAAGAATTCACCCTCGGCGCCGCCGCCCGCCTCAAACCACATCCAATCGAAGGCGACCGAATCACCGGCGGTCAGCGGAATCGCGGCACTAGGGACCGTATGCGGGCCCGAAAGCACGTCGTCGGCGATCACCTGGTTGAACCCGCCGCCATTGATGTTCAGCCGCAGACGCGATCCGTCGTCGGTGTTCGTGAAGAACTGGTAGCTGCCCGTCGTGGCCACGGACAACGAACCCGTGCCGACGAAGGCGAAGTCGTTGATGTCGCCGGGGCCGATGCCGACGACTTGCGTGCCGAGACCGAATGGTCCGCCGCCGTCGCCGTTGTCTTGCGTGTTGGCCAGCGAGTACTGGGCCGCATTCGAGAAAGCCAATCCGGCGCCGCCGATCAACGCGTCTGCGGTCGCATAGTTGGTGATCACACCCGTCGACGGCTTGGAATACGTCTGAATCAGCCAGTCCGCCTGAACCGAGCCGACGCTGCTCAGTAGCAGCGCCGCGCTGCCCCCCAACCAAAATCTGCGCTTCATGTGGTGTCCCCAGTCAGAGAAGAATAAATCGACAAGTTCCTAGCGACCCAACCGGAGAGGTGGTCACCCCTCCCAAAAGGTGAGTTCGATTGTGCCTGCTGTCAAAAATAGTCAAAATGGGGCGTTTGGGCAACGGTTTTCCCTGGATTTCTTAACAATTGCCACTTCGACGCCTCACACGGGCCACATCGGGGGCAAATATCGAGACTGGCGCGTGTTTCCGATCACACCAGATAACCGGCCAATTCCTGGCTGCCCGCCAGGTCGCGCTGTAAGAAATCGCAACCGTCGCGGAGGTCAGCCGGTTGGGCAGGCCGGCCCAAACGACGGATGGCCAGTGTCGGAGAGGATTGCGCCGCTGGCAGCCCTCCGATCGCGAAGCTCCAAAGGGCCACGTCTGCCCAGCCGGGAAGAGGCCGCGATCCAGCGGCAAATTCTGCCGCGACGATGGTATTTGGAACCAGCCGGCGCAGCTCTGGATCGAACTTCGTTGCCGCGTCGACAAGAATCAAGCCCACGCTCGGATGTCGCTGCCAACGCCGCAACGGCTCGTCCAGAGGCTCGTCCTCCGTTGTCATCGCGCCCAACAACACCCCGCGCAGATCCGCCGCAGCGCAAAACGCTTCCGACGGAGCCCGTACCACCGGCGCCAGGTCCAGTTCCCGCCAGACGTCCCAGTCAAAATCCGCCAATTCCTCGACAAACGCCCCGCGCAACACCCAATTCTTGGCCTCGAAGTACAGCCGACGCCCTCGCACGCCCAGCCGACGAATCCCAAACGTCCGTTCGTCGGACCAAATGCACTGTCCAGCTCGTTCCAGAGTGAGCCGCACCTGATAAAGGTACGGCAGCTCCGGCGTCCAAAAGCAGGGGTCCGGCAACACCCTCTGGGCCAAAACCTCCCTGCCGGCAACAGCCACGTCAAACCGCGTCGTCGCCGATAAGGTGCGGGCATAGCGGCTGAACGGCCCCGTAATCTCTCCGCGCAATCGATGAAACGCCTCCGGTTTATCAACGCGCAAGCGGACGTAGACCCGCGCTTCGGCTGGGCTCGCTTCGCCGTGGAAAATGAGCCAGTCATCAGATCGGGGCAAGTCCGGCATAGGGCTGGCAGCGCATTCAACGGCAAGAGGAGGTGAGGACGCCGTCAATTCTAATGGCGGCTGCGCGATCACGATAGGAACAGCCGCACCGCACGCCGACTTGGTCATCTATACTGAGTCATCGCGATTGCGTTTAACAAGTCGAACGATCATCCATGTCCACCGAACTGCTGAAGGTTGACGCCGAACACCCGGATCCCGGCGCGATCGCGCGCGCGGCGACGGCCGTGCGTCGCGGCGAACTCGTGGCCTTTCCGACGGAAACCGTCTACGGCCTCGGCGCGGACGCGTTGAACGCGGCAGCCGTGACGCGAATCTACGAGGCCAAAGGCCGGCCCGAGCGCAATCCGTTGATCGTTCACGTGCCGGATGCAGCCGCGGCACAAGAATTGGCGGAATGGACGCCGCTGGCGGACGCGCTAGCCACACGTTTCTGGCCGGGACCATTAACGCTTGTATTGCCCAAACGCGATCTCGTGCCGGACGTCGTCACCGCCGGCGGATCAACGGTCGCATTGCGAGCCCCCGCGCACCCGGTCGCTCAAGCGTTGCTTCGTGCGGCCGGCACGCCCATCGCCGCGCCGAGCGCCAATCGCTCCAGCGGCATTTCCGCCACGCGCGCCGAGCATGTGTTGTGTGCCTTGGACGGGCGGATTGAGCTGATTCTCGACGGCGGGCCAACGCCCGGAGGCATCGAATCCACGGTTTTGTCGCTTGTCGAAACACAACCGCGATTGCTGCGTCCTGGCTTACTTAGTGCAGAGGACATCGAGGTCATCGTGGGCCCCCTCGCGCGAGCGAACACCAGCGGCGAATCGACCGCGGCGCTACCATCACCGGGGATGCTCTCGCGCCACTATGCGCCCAAGGCGACGCTGGAACTGGCGCCCGACGATGGCTACGCCCGGACCATGGAACTCGTGCGTTCGCGACATCGCGTCGGCTGGCTCCGCTTCGCACCGACCGAGGGAACGAGCAAACCATTTGCCATCGATCGGCTTCGCGCGTTCGTCATGCCGCGCGATGCCGCAGGTTACGCGGCGCTGCTCTATGACACGCTCCACGCATTAGACGCCTGGGGAGCAGACCATATCGTGGTCGAACCGCCGCCCAA of the Planctomycetia bacterium genome contains:
- a CDS encoding PEP-CTERM sorting domain-containing protein, yielding MKFRNLASALALTLVGLFGASVQAATIFTPGDPIVAIWNTTASGNSTASTAGTTAAGQYPAGEAAPLAIDGLSTTKYLNFGGGGGGGVSTASKGLGTGFYITPTVTDSIVQSFQFTAANDAPLRDPLSITIEGSNGGALDQGASWTLIYSGTTGLDTDPGRFLPGALVPVTGNVTMYDSYRVLVTSQRGVANSVQYADVQFFGVPEPTSIVLAGIAGIALLGFARRRTA
- a CDS encoding L-threonylcarbamoyladenylate synthase, coding for MSTELLKVDAEHPDPGAIARAATAVRRGELVAFPTETVYGLGADALNAAAVTRIYEAKGRPERNPLIVHVPDAAAAQELAEWTPLADALATRFWPGPLTLVLPKRDLVPDVVTAGGSTVALRAPAHPVAQALLRAAGTPIAAPSANRSSGISATRAEHVLCALDGRIELILDGGPTPGGIESTVLSLVETQPRLLRPGLLSAEDIEVIVGPLARANTSGESTAALPSPGMLSRHYAPKATLELAPDDGYARTMELVRSRHRVGWLRFAPTEGTSKPFAIDRLRAFVMPRDAAGYAALLYDTLHALDAWGADHIVVEPPPNDDAWLAIRDRLTRAATLKTEH
- a CDS encoding PEP-CTERM sorting domain-containing protein → MKRRFWLGGSAALLLSSVGSVQADWLIQTYSKPSTGVITNYATADALIGGAGLAFSNAAQYSLANTQDNGDGGGPFGLGTQVVGIGPGDINDFAFVGTGSLSVATTGSYQFFTNTDDGSRLRLNINGGGFNQVIADDVLSGPHTVPSAAIPLTAGDSVAFDWMWFEAGGGAEGEFFYDRDGGADALIGDGAQGLTLDGGAFTGTVYKSLIVPGITINNFADATTVVNTPGTFKGQGYFPTFNISNSDSDGVFPGGVNVVGVAPGADDFVAIGTGFLDIQPGMTGDYIFRSNTDDGGRLKIDLNDDGDFDDAGELVINRDVLQGATDTDSLTVNFASDGYYMIEYSFFERGGGAEGELSARSVNSASFVLVGDTANGGLGVVRPVPEPSTLILAGLGGLAALLYKRRK